A stretch of DNA from Micromonospora sp. WMMD1155:
GCTGTCGATTTCGAGCTCGTCGGCGCGGCGCCGGCGTCGCGGGTGGACCCGCACGGGCTGTTGGACGCGCTGCCCGCGCAGGCGTTGCAGGCGGCGCGGGACTGGGAGCGGCACCTGATCGAGGTCGAGACCGGGCTGCCTCCGAACGCTGAGGCGGATGCGGTTGCGCGGCCTGAGTATGACCCGGAAGTTCATCCGCTGGCTGTTCGGGAGGCGGCGAAGGCCGCGGAGTTGACGGCGGCCGGGTCGAAGACGAGTCTGCGCACGGTCCAGCGGATGCGCCGCCGTTACCGCGAGCAGGGGTTATGGGGTCTGGTCGACGCCCGGCACGCACGCGCGGCGAAGCCGACGGGAAACGTCGACGCGCGGGTGGTCGCCGCAGCGGCTGCGGTGGTCGAGGCGCAGACAGGCACGTCGACGGGCACGAAGTCGCGGGCGATCCGGCAGATCCGGCAGCTTCTCGACGACGAGCACGGCGAGGGTGTGGTCGCTTTGCCGTCGCAGGCGACCTGCTACCGGCTGTTGGAGGCGTTGTCGGCGGGCCGGTATTCGTTCGGGTCGGCGGTGACGCGCCGGCAGACAGCGAACAAGCCGGTCGGGGCCTACGCCGCGACCACGGCGAGCCGCCCGGGTGAGCAGGTTCAGATGGACAGCACCCCGCTGGACGTCATGGCGGTGATGGACGACGGGATCCTCGGCCGCGCGGAACTGGTGCTGGCGATCGACATCGCGACCCGCACGATCTGCGCCGGGGTGCTGCGTCCGGTCGGAGCGAAGGCGGTCGACGCGGCGTTGCTGCTGGCCCGGGTGACGGTCCCGGAGCCGATGCGGCCGGGCTGGGATGCCGCGCTGGCGATGTCGGCGTCACGGATCCCGCACCAGCGGCTGGTCTCGCTGGACGCGCGGATGGCCCTGGCCGCGGCCAAGCCGGTGATCGTCCCGGACACTGTCGTGATCGACCACGGCAAGGTGTTTCTGTCCGAGGTGTTCCTGCGCGCCGCCGACACCCTGGGCATCTCGGTGCAGCCGGCGCATCAGCAGACGCCGACGGACAAGGCGATCGTCGAGCGGACCTTCGAGTCGATCAACACGCTGTTCTGCCAGCACGTCGCCGGTTACACCGGACGCGACGTGACCCGCCGCGGCGCCGACGTCGCTGAGCGGGCCGTCTGGACACTACCTGACCTGCAAGAACTGTTTGACGAGTGGGTGATCGCCGGGTGGCAGTCGCGCCCGCATGACGGATTGCGGCACCCGTTCAATCCCGCGCAGGCGGCCTCGCCGAACGACGCCTACGCGGCCCTGGTCGCCGCGGCCGGCTACGTCCCAGTCGCGTTGACCGGTGAGGACTACATCGAGCTGCTGCCGGCGGACTGGCGAGCCATCGGTGACGGCGGCATCCAGATCGACTACCGCACCTACAACTGCGCCGAGCTGCGCCCTTACGCCCGCAAGAACTCGGGCGTCGCCAGCCGGGCCGGGCGGTGGGAGGTCCACTACGACCCCTACGACGTCTCGCGGATCTGGGTCCGCAACCACCACCGGGGCGGCTGGATCACCGTCCCCTGGACTCACCACAGCGTGGTCGGGCAGCCGTTCGCCGACTTCACCTGGCGCGCGTCGCGCAAGGTCGCCGCCCAGCGTGGTCTGGACGACACCAACGAGATGGCCGTCTCGATCGTCCTTGCCGCCTTGCTGCGCCGCGCCGAGGAAGGCCCCGGCAGCCTCCGGGCGCTGGCGCGCACCCGCACCGCTCATGCGATGGACAACCACCTGCCGCCGGAGCTGACCACCGCGGCGCTGGCCGGCCCCGCGCTCGCCGAACCCGTGCCACCGGCCGACCTTCCAGTTACACCCGGCCCGGAGCCCGAGCCGGAACTGGAGGAACGGCCGCAGGTTCTGGTCGGCGAGGTCGTGCCGTTCGCGTTGTTCGACCCGTTCGCCGACGACCTGGAGGCGGGCCGGTGAGCACGCTGCCGATCGACGCCTTGGGCGATCTCCCGTCCGAGGTTCGTCACCCGCTGGCCACCAAGCAGGGCTGGGCCACGTTCGTCGCCCAGATCAACCCCGAACCGCCGCGGCTGCTGCCCTCCGAGGATTGGAAGCGGCTGACCGCCTTCGAGCGGGACCTCTACAACGAGGCCCGCCAGGACTACCACTCGGCGTTGCTGCTGGTCGCGACCCCGGACATCAAGAGGATCATCCACACCGGCACGAAGCTGGTCGTGAACAACCGCGGCAAGCAGCTCGGTCGGCGCGGTCTGATCGTCTCCGGGGCCAGCGGCACCGGCAAGTCGACCTCGATCACCCAGCTGGGCAAGAAGTTCCAGATCGACCTGGAGCGGCGCAATCCCGGCGTCCGCGATCGCATCCCGGTCGTCTATATCGTGGTCCCACCCGACGCGACCCCGAAGATGCTGGCCACCGAGATGGCGGTCTTCCTCGGGTTGCCGACCTCGCCGCGCGACAGCCCCCAGTCGATCACCCATACCGTCGCCTCGGTGATGCGCCGGGTCGGCACCGGCATGGTCCTGGTCGACGAGATCCACCGCATCGACCTGACCACCCGGCAAGGCAAGAACGCCTCCGACCAGCTGAAATACTTCTTCGACACGATCAGCGCCACGTTCGTTTACGCCGGCCTGGACCTCGACGAGCACGGCATGTTCTCCGGCATGCGGGGCCGGCAGATCGCCGGCCGGTTCATCCCGGTCAACACCATGCCGTTCACTCACCGCACCGCCCAGGACAAGCAGGACTGGGCCAAGCTCGTCGCGGCGATGGAACACGCCCTGCGGCTGCACCGCCACCAGAGCGGGACCCTCGTTGAGCAGGCCGCCTACCTTCATGACCGGACCGGCGGCATGATCGGCAGCCTCGACCAGCTCATCCACGAAGCCGCCAACGACGCCATCACCGACGGCACCGAGAAGATCACCAAGGCGCATCTCGACGCAGTCATCCTGGACATCGCCGCTCAGGCCCAGTTCACCCCGCCCCGCCAGCGCCGGGCAGGTCAGCGATGAAAACGTGGCAGCAGAGCGCCCAGCAACTCCCCGTCCAGGTCAGACCGGTCCGGGGCGAGACGACGATCTCTTTCGTCTTCCGGCTCGCCGAGGCCAACGAACTCGCCCGGCCCACGCTCCTACTGGGCGCCCTCGGCCTGCCCAACCGGGGCCTGACCCAGTTCCTAATCGACGACTACGAAGTCCGGCTCAACGCCCTGGCCCTGCAACGGCTGGAGACCTTCACCGGCACGTCCCCGGGCTATCTGAAACGGTGCTGCCCGCACTGCACCACCCGGGCGACGCGCTGCCCGAGGAAATCCCCGCCACGCGCATCGTCAAAGCATGGAACCTGCGCGACCACTGCGACCACTGCACTGCCCGGCTCCCCGGCCGCCGAGCAGTCAAAGTTCACCCCTTGTATTTCCCCGTGCTCTGCCGAAAGCACCGTCGCTGGCTAGACACCAAGACCGACCTCACGAACACCCCAGAGATCCTCACCGCCCACCGCCGCCATGGCCGACTGCTCGCCGCCACGGGCGATCGCCAGTGGACCTACCAGCAGCTTCACCGCGCCACCTGGATCGTCGGCGAGTGGGCACGCCTCAGCTTCCGCACCCTCCCCCGGCTCCACGACATCTGGCAGACCAGAGGCAACGTCCTCCCCGGGCATCACAGCCCGTTCAGGCCCTCCGACCTGCTCGTCTATCCCGAAGCCGTCGGGCTGGCCGAGATCTTCTGCGATCTCGAATGGCGCCGCCACGTCGCGATGGTCCGAGACCTGGAGATGACGAACTTCTACAAACGCATCGCTGCACGCCTCAACCAGCCCCGCGACCTCGCCGACTGGCTCGGACGCTCCGTGATGCGCCTCCGCAAGCGAGGCGGCTACGACTGGGTGCCCAACCCGCTCCAGCACTGGATATCCCAGCACCGCAACACCCACAAGAAGACCCGCACCGAGTTCTACGAACGGCTCAACGGCTTCGGACGGACCCCTTTTCCGGAAACTCGCCACTTCAAATGAGGAACGATGACCAGTGACCACACCGAACCTAACTGGCGAACCGCAGTTCAACCCGGCTCAGACTCGCCAACTAAAACGAGGAGAGACAGCGAGTGGCGGTCAGGCTGTCCGGTAGCGCGTGGCCAGCTCGGGGCTCTGCGCGGCGAACGCGGCGAGGTCGGCTCGGAAGACCGCGTCAAGGAGACCGGCGTCCTCGACACCCGGGGCGCAGACGGTCTCCCCCAGTTCCAGGCCACGCAGGCTGGCGGTGACGACGTCGTCGGCCGTCATGCGAGGCACCCTGCTCATGTCCAGGCCCTGACGCTCGTGGAACTCGGTGGCCACCACCCCCGGGCACACGACCTGCACGGTGACCCCGGTGCCCTCCAGCTCCGCGCTCAGGGTCTGCGAGATGGCGACGAGGTAGGCCAGGCTGCCGCCGTAGACGGCGCGGCGGGGCATCTGGGAGTGCGGGGCGGGGCCGCTGAAGGCGATCATGCCGGCCACGTTGATGATGGTGCCTTCACCCCGCTCCTGCATACCCGCGACCACGGCGCGAGTGAGCATGGTGGGGGCGAGGACCTTGACGTTGACCAGCTCGGCGGCCTTCTCGGCGGGGAGGTCGGCGAGCGGCATGTAGTGGGCGACCCCCGCGTTGTTGACGAGCATGGTCAGCGGCTCGGTGGCGCAGACCTCGGCGACCGCCTCGATCCCCGCCGTGGTGGACAGGTCGACGGCGACCGTCGTGACCGTGACCTCGGGGTGGGCGGCGGCCAACTCCTCCAGGCGGTCCTTGCGTCGGCCCACGATCACCAGGTCGTAGCCGTCGGCGGCCAGGCGTTCGGCGAAGGCCCTGCCGATCCCGGAGGTGGCGCCGGTGACGAGCGCGAGCTTGCTCACTGTTCTTCCTTCTTCCTGTGGTCGGCCGCCGCGGTCATCGCTCGGCGCCCGTGCGCTCGATGCGCCGGCACGAGGTGATTGTCGTGCTTTCTCATGCCCCAAGCCTGCGAAACGGCCGGGCGAGCAGCCAGACGTCTGGTCTTCCTGGGAACGCCGGTACCAGGAAGGCCGGAGTCGGGGCGGGCACACTGGCAGTCGTGGCAACGACGGAATTCGGGCAGGCGGTGCGCCGCTGGCGCGAGCGGGTCCCGCCGGAGAGCGCCGGACTTCCTGTCGGCGGTCAGCGGCGTACCCCCGGGCTTCGACGCGAGGAGCTGTCCCAGCTCGCCGGGATCTCCGTCGACTACCTCACCCGACTCGAACAGGGTCGCGCCACCAGCCCGTCGCCACAGGTCGTCGAAGCCCTCGCCAGAGCCCTACGGCTGGCCGCCCCCGAACGCGCGCACCTCTACCAACTGGGCGGGCTGCGGCCGCCGGGACCGGACAGCGTGCCCGCCCACCTCACGCCCAGCGTGCAGCGCGTGCTGGATCGGCTGACCCACACCCCTGTCGCCGTCTTCGACGCCGCCTGGACGCTCCTGCTGGCCAACCCGCCCTACGCCGCCCTCATGGGCGACCCGTCCGGACGGCACGGCCACCAGCGCAACGCGGTGTGGCGCAACTTCCTCGACCCCAGCGACCGGGTACGGCACACCCCGCAGTCACGGCACGCCCTGCAGAGCGCCTTGATCGCCGACCTGCGCACCGCCACCGCCCGCTACCCGGCCGACCAGCATCTCAACCGGCTGGTCGCCGAACTGCGCCTGCACAGTGACCTGTTCGCCGAGCTGTGGGACACCGGCATCGCCGGTCAGCACGAAGCCGCCCGCAAGACGATCGTCCATCCGCACGTCGGCGCTGTCACCCTCGACTGCGACATCCTCACCGTCGCCGGCAGCGACCTGCGCATCATGGTCTACACCGCCGAACCCGGGACCGAGGACGCCGAGCGTCTCGCCCTGATCACCACCCTCGGCATCCAGACACTCGTCGGCTAGGGGTTCATCTGCGGCCGAGGATCGGCGCGATCGTCACCATACGATCGCTTCCCTTCTCATTATCGGAGGTCCGGGCCTTGACCGAGCTGTACCCGCCGATCGAGCCGTACGACACGGGCATGCTCGACGTCGGCGACGGCAACCGCGTCTACTGGGAGGTGTGCGGCAACCCGGCCGGTAAGCCGGCGCTGGTCGTCCACGGCGGCCCCGGTTCCGGATGTGGGGCCGGCTGGCGCCGGTACTTCGACCCCGACCGGTACCGGATCGTCCTGTTCGACCAGCGTGGTTGCGGCCGCAGCACACCGCACGCGAGCGACCCGGCGACCGACATGCGGCACAACACCACCTGGGATGTGATCGCCGACATGGAGCGGCTCCGCGAACGCCTCGGCATCGACCGGTGGCTGCTGCACGGCGGCTCCTGGGGCTCCACGCTCATCCTTGCCTACGCGCAGCAACACCCCCGACGGGTGTCCGAGATCGTCATCGCCGCCGTCACCATGACCCGGCGCGCCGACATCGACTGGCTCTACCGGGGCGTCGGCCGGTTCTTCCCCGAACAGTGGGAACGATTTCTCGAAGGCGCCCCGGGCACACCCCGCGGCGGGGACGTCGTTGCCGCCTACGCCCGCCTCATGGAACATCCTGACCTCGCCGTGCGGGAACGGGCCACGATCGATTGGTGCGCCTGGGAAGACGCAGTCCTGTCCGGAGAGACCGGCGGCGTATCCAACCCGTACGGCGACCGCCCTCCCGCGGCACGGCTGGCCTTCGTACGAATCTGCGCGCACTACTTTTCCCACGGTGCGTGGCTGGAGGAAGGCGCACTACTGCGCGACGCCGACCAGTTGGCC
This window harbors:
- a CDS encoding Mu transposase C-terminal domain-containing protein produces the protein MAERPGVLRVNDRVIFAGATHTVVAISGNAIRLLSAAGTTTVVALPFLLSAVDFELVGAAPASRVDPHGLLDALPAQALQAARDWERHLIEVETGLPPNAEADAVARPEYDPEVHPLAVREAAKAAELTAAGSKTSLRTVQRMRRRYREQGLWGLVDARHARAAKPTGNVDARVVAAAAAVVEAQTGTSTGTKSRAIRQIRQLLDDEHGEGVVALPSQATCYRLLEALSAGRYSFGSAVTRRQTANKPVGAYAATTASRPGEQVQMDSTPLDVMAVMDDGILGRAELVLAIDIATRTICAGVLRPVGAKAVDAALLLARVTVPEPMRPGWDAALAMSASRIPHQRLVSLDARMALAAAKPVIVPDTVVIDHGKVFLSEVFLRAADTLGISVQPAHQQTPTDKAIVERTFESINTLFCQHVAGYTGRDVTRRGADVAERAVWTLPDLQELFDEWVIAGWQSRPHDGLRHPFNPAQAASPNDAYAALVAAAGYVPVALTGEDYIELLPADWRAIGDGGIQIDYRTYNCAELRPYARKNSGVASRAGRWEVHYDPYDVSRIWVRNHHRGGWITVPWTHHSVVGQPFADFTWRASRKVAAQRGLDDTNEMAVSIVLAALLRRAEEGPGSLRALARTRTAHAMDNHLPPELTTAALAGPALAEPVPPADLPVTPGPEPEPELEERPQVLVGEVVPFALFDPFADDLEAGR
- a CDS encoding TniB family NTP-binding protein, with protein sequence MSTLPIDALGDLPSEVRHPLATKQGWATFVAQINPEPPRLLPSEDWKRLTAFERDLYNEARQDYHSALLLVATPDIKRIIHTGTKLVVNNRGKQLGRRGLIVSGASGTGKSTSITQLGKKFQIDLERRNPGVRDRIPVVYIVVPPDATPKMLATEMAVFLGLPTSPRDSPQSITHTVASVMRRVGTGMVLVDEIHRIDLTTRQGKNASDQLKYFFDTISATFVYAGLDLDEHGMFSGMRGRQIAGRFIPVNTMPFTHRTAQDKQDWAKLVAAMEHALRLHRHQSGTLVEQAAYLHDRTGGMIGSLDQLIHEAANDAITDGTEKITKAHLDAVILDIAAQAQFTPPRQRRAGQR
- a CDS encoding SDR family NAD(P)-dependent oxidoreductase; the encoded protein is MSKLALVTGATSGIGRAFAERLAADGYDLVIVGRRKDRLEELAAAHPEVTVTTVAVDLSTTAGIEAVAEVCATEPLTMLVNNAGVAHYMPLADLPAEKAAELVNVKVLAPTMLTRAVVAGMQERGEGTIINVAGMIAFSGPAPHSQMPRRAVYGGSLAYLVAISQTLSAELEGTGVTVQVVCPGVVATEFHERQGLDMSRVPRMTADDVVTASLRGLELGETVCAPGVEDAGLLDAVFRADLAAFAAQSPELATRYRTA
- a CDS encoding helix-turn-helix transcriptional regulator, producing MATTEFGQAVRRWRERVPPESAGLPVGGQRRTPGLRREELSQLAGISVDYLTRLEQGRATSPSPQVVEALARALRLAAPERAHLYQLGGLRPPGPDSVPAHLTPSVQRVLDRLTHTPVAVFDAAWTLLLANPPYAALMGDPSGRHGHQRNAVWRNFLDPSDRVRHTPQSRHALQSALIADLRTATARYPADQHLNRLVAELRLHSDLFAELWDTGIAGQHEAARKTIVHPHVGAVTLDCDILTVAGSDLRIMVYTAEPGTEDAERLALITTLGIQTLVG
- the pip gene encoding prolyl aminopeptidase, translated to MTELYPPIEPYDTGMLDVGDGNRVYWEVCGNPAGKPALVVHGGPGSGCGAGWRRYFDPDRYRIVLFDQRGCGRSTPHASDPATDMRHNTTWDVIADMERLRERLGIDRWLLHGGSWGSTLILAYAQQHPRRVSEIVIAAVTMTRRADIDWLYRGVGRFFPEQWERFLEGAPGTPRGGDVVAAYARLMEHPDLAVRERATIDWCAWEDAVLSGETGGVSNPYGDRPPAARLAFVRICAHYFSHGAWLEEGALLRDADQLAGIPGALIHGRLDLGGPLQTAWDLHRAWPDSTLTVIESAGHLGTTETREHVLHALDRFAVNDAPRV